One Polyangiaceae bacterium DNA window includes the following coding sequences:
- a CDS encoding VCBS repeat-containing protein, translating to MQSSRWFRIVPFVSVVTTLALASITGCGSEPSTSPSSTGAAGGDTSGTGGGGMGGGGAGGMGGGGAGGLGGGGAGGTGGMGGGGAGGMGGGGAGGMGGGMSGGEFRFELPERWPGLPGNLRLLSDLNGDGRVDAYLSSPHIMQNHVVFRFAIAQMDGTFNQTHEVAFSGTSSASISHVGDFNGDGHVDLFIAAGIPRYLLLGHGDGVFDAPVPVDIRWGAFGDMNGDQRDDVVEVDTYNNEVRVHLAQPDGSFVLHSKQVRDLDLAVLADIDGDGDRDVVGVNWTGGIYVLPNDGTGQIAASIEIDDGSQWTSVTTMAIADFNADGRDDVVFGVKDFLGGLVLVMLGEASGQLVHGSQYPTRLPQDLDVADMDGDGYDDVVLVSQPMAVTSNDLVEIFYGDGLGGLGDRRGFWNTQGSTVSHLRDVDGDGLTDVVLAATHVALNKGNRELKAPPLSVVYDGEDGGDTLNWVDFDGDAKPEFVIAQNNGPLEKYAFDAGLRLGAPELCTGAGTAADRVVRDVTGDGHPDAYVVANGTLRLWLGAGGCTFGSELMPLQNAWNMQWVDLDGDALLDAVYAPSKQIEVALATAPGSFGPPVNTANTTRCYVAPAADFNGDATVDLACFDNLTQSLTFWMADAGHHYSQGQQFTWSVNEELRNPKALDVDGDGDQDVLGAVVTNSVRLEVFLNDGTGNFTRSTLLDNIDAVGHYSVGDFDADGAIELVVPNNQKKTGVHRFTSEGTVTHLFDYEAPRGMDPYDVDHDGDLDLTYTYSYSNRMVVAVVRNLRF from the coding sequence ATGCAAAGCTCTCGCTGGTTCCGAATCGTTCCCTTCGTGTCCGTCGTTACGACCCTCGCCCTTGCGAGCATTACCGGTTGCGGAAGCGAGCCCAGCACCTCGCCCAGCTCGACAGGCGCTGCTGGAGGTGACACGTCGGGCACCGGCGGCGGCGGCATGGGTGGCGGCGGTGCTGGCGGAATGGGTGGCGGCGGTGCTGGCGGATTGGGTGGCGGTGGTGCTGGCGGCACTGGCGGCATGGGTGGCGGTGGTGCTGGCGGAATGGGTGGCGGCGGTGCTGGCGGAATGGGTGGCGGCATGAGTGGCGGGGAATTCCGCTTCGAATTGCCCGAGCGCTGGCCAGGGTTGCCAGGGAATTTGAGGCTGCTGAGTGACCTCAACGGCGATGGACGCGTGGATGCTTACCTGAGCAGTCCGCACATCATGCAGAACCACGTCGTCTTTCGGTTCGCCATTGCGCAAATGGATGGCACGTTCAACCAAACGCATGAAGTGGCGTTTTCGGGCACGTCGTCCGCGTCGATCAGTCACGTGGGCGACTTCAATGGCGATGGCCATGTCGATTTGTTCATTGCCGCGGGAATTCCCCGTTACCTGCTGCTCGGTCACGGCGATGGCGTCTTCGATGCCCCCGTGCCGGTCGACATACGTTGGGGCGCCTTTGGCGACATGAACGGCGATCAACGCGACGACGTCGTCGAGGTCGATACGTACAACAACGAGGTGCGTGTGCACCTTGCGCAGCCCGATGGCTCGTTCGTGCTGCATTCCAAACAAGTGCGCGATTTGGACCTGGCCGTGCTCGCGGATATCGATGGTGACGGAGACCGCGACGTCGTTGGCGTGAACTGGACCGGGGGCATTTATGTTCTCCCGAATGATGGTACCGGCCAAATTGCTGCGTCCATCGAAATCGACGACGGATCGCAATGGACCTCCGTGACGACGATGGCCATCGCGGATTTCAACGCAGACGGTCGCGACGACGTGGTTTTCGGCGTCAAGGATTTTTTGGGCGGCCTCGTCCTGGTCATGCTCGGTGAAGCCTCCGGGCAGCTCGTCCACGGCTCGCAATACCCCACGCGCTTGCCACAGGACCTCGACGTCGCCGACATGGATGGCGACGGCTACGACGACGTGGTGCTCGTGAGTCAGCCCATGGCAGTTACCTCCAATGATCTCGTTGAAATATTTTATGGCGATGGCCTCGGCGGCCTCGGGGATCGTCGCGGTTTCTGGAACACCCAGGGCTCGACCGTTTCGCATCTGAGGGACGTGGACGGTGACGGGTTGACCGATGTCGTCCTTGCCGCGACGCATGTTGCGCTCAACAAAGGCAATCGCGAGCTGAAGGCGCCGCCGCTATCCGTCGTGTACGACGGGGAAGACGGGGGCGACACGTTGAATTGGGTCGACTTCGATGGCGACGCGAAGCCCGAGTTCGTCATCGCGCAGAACAACGGTCCGCTCGAGAAATACGCATTCGACGCGGGTTTGCGTCTCGGTGCGCCCGAGCTGTGCACGGGCGCCGGTACGGCGGCGGATCGCGTCGTGCGTGACGTGACCGGTGACGGCCATCCCGATGCGTACGTCGTTGCCAACGGCACGCTTCGGTTATGGCTTGGGGCTGGTGGTTGCACGTTCGGCAGTGAGCTCATGCCATTGCAAAACGCGTGGAACATGCAATGGGTCGACCTCGATGGCGATGCATTGCTCGACGCGGTGTATGCGCCGAGCAAGCAAATCGAGGTTGCGCTGGCGACGGCGCCGGGCTCGTTCGGTCCGCCTGTCAACACGGCGAACACGACTCGGTGTTACGTTGCCCCTGCTGCGGACTTCAATGGCGATGCGACCGTCGATCTCGCGTGCTTCGACAACCTCACGCAGTCGCTCACCTTTTGGATGGCCGACGCCGGTCACCATTACAGTCAGGGTCAGCAATTCACTTGGAGCGTGAACGAAGAGTTGCGCAACCCGAAGGCGCTCGACGTCGATGGCGATGGCGACCAGGACGTCCTCGGAGCGGTGGTGACCAACAGCGTGCGGCTCGAGGTCTTCCTCAACGACGGCACGGGCAACTTTACGCGCTCGACGTTGCTCGACAACATCGATGCGGTTGGCCACTACAGCGTTGGCGACTTCGACGCGGACGGGGCCATCGAGCTCGTGGTGCCGAACAACCAGAAGAAGACCGGCGTACACCGTTTCACCAGCGAGGGGACGGTCACGCATCTTTTCGATTACGAGGCGCCGCGCGGAATGGATCCGTACGACGTCGATCACGACGGCGACCTCGACCTCACGTACACGTATTCGTATAGCAATCGCATGGTCGTGGCGGTCGTGCGCAACCTGCGATTTTAG
- a CDS encoding AAA family ATPase has translation MVDADIDGRIKDPLELIRRKAGRYPWPIRDSLRTANDLANLKRQKSPFADLADELESSVLHGTISVADTGELRFAPNDNKDAQLEMHLTASVVKSLSSVVFYFRHLANPRDFIIIDEPELNLHPDNQRIITRILAKAARRGIKIMMSTHSDYVLRELNHLIMLSKLPEDEAKDMGYDPMWAIAPDRIGVYLFDEHTAKPVPIEETGFSIKTIDDVVDRLNADEQRLYARLLG, from the coding sequence ATGGTCGACGCGGACATCGATGGACGCATCAAGGATCCGCTCGAGTTGATACGGCGCAAAGCCGGCAGATACCCATGGCCCATTCGCGACAGTCTCCGAACTGCCAATGACCTCGCCAATTTGAAAAGGCAAAAGAGCCCGTTCGCTGATCTCGCTGACGAACTCGAATCGAGCGTCCTTCACGGAACCATCAGCGTTGCCGATACGGGTGAATTGCGGTTTGCCCCAAATGACAACAAGGACGCGCAGCTCGAAATGCACCTGACCGCCTCGGTCGTGAAATCCTTGTCGAGCGTCGTCTTTTACTTCCGCCACCTCGCCAATCCGCGCGACTTCATCATCATCGACGAGCCCGAGCTGAATCTGCACCCGGACAACCAGCGCATCATCACTCGCATTCTCGCCAAAGCCGCGCGGCGCGGAATCAAAATCATGATGAGCACCCACAGCGACTACGTCCTGCGCGAGCTCAATCACCTCATCATGCTCAGCAAATTGCCCGAAGACGAAGCCAAAGACATGGGCTATGATCCCATGTGGGCCATTGCGCCGGATCGCATCGGCGTCTACCTCTTCGACGAGCACACCGCCAAACCCGTTCCCATCGAAGAAACCGGCTTCTCCATCAAAACCATCGATGACGTCGTCGACCGGCTCAATGCCGACGAACAGCGCCTTTACGCTCGGCTCTTGGGGTAA